Proteins encoded within one genomic window of Mauremys mutica isolate MM-2020 ecotype Southern chromosome 11, ASM2049712v1, whole genome shotgun sequence:
- the ISLR2 gene encoding immunoglobulin superfamily containing leucine-rich repeat protein 2 isoform X1, producing MELKDFMQTHAWSCRRKMDPLLWLWIAAFLGMSQGCPEPCSCVDKYAHQFADCAYKDLQAVPVGLPSNVTTLSLSANKITSLQKSSFVEVTQVTSLWLAHNEISAIEEGTFAILVQLKNLDISYNQIIDFPWGDLYNLSALQLLKMNNNHMVKLPWEAFHTLKDLRSLRINNNKFTTIAEGTFDSLTSLSHLQIYNNPFNCTCRLLWLKSWAENTLISIPERDSISCAAPDSLRGVPLGRIPDLQCAPPSVQLTYHPNLDNTELYDGFTLLLHCSVRGSPQPEVSWKVQTASQNLEIKGPSVERAGNELPSDSSKQGAGRFLVYGNGTLVIPHLSKREEGTYTCLATNELGSNQTSVNVAVAGAQKYPAHPMEDPLAGKAQPGERKPGPKGSKNSVLSPDERPKPLSPTRHSSHSPGLEQVPAKRPPFEKNCGSSADTQYVSNHAFNQSGQLKQHTFDLGVIALDVSEKEAKVQLTPFYGQPEKAHLRALYLCAESGQGHSMVQWSRIEEGVNSYWFQGLTPGTNYSVCLTYLGEDCQVQVVFTTKKEIPSLIIIVVVSIFLLALATVPLLGATCCHLLAKYQGKTYKLIMKAQNPDQMEKHIAADFDPRASYVESEKNYNPSEAEDGEEEREAEAEGEMERDESLVAESIAESQSKANPEEFEVGSEYSDRLPLGAEAVNIAQEINGNYRQPAR from the exons ATGGAGCTAAAAGACTTTATGCAAACACATGCGTGGAG ctgcaGGAGGAAGATGGACCCGTTGCTCTGGCTGTGGATCGCAGCTTTCCTGGGGATGAGCCAGGGCTGCCCGGAGCCCTGCTCCTGTGTGGACAAATACGCCCATCAGTTCGCAGACTGCGCTTACAAAGATCTGCAGGCGGTCCCAGTGGGTCTGCCCTCCAATGTGACCACCCTCAGCCTGTCCGCCAACAAGATCACCTCCTTGCAGAAGAGCTCCTTCGTGGAGGTCACCCAGGTCACCTCGCTGTGGCTGGCTCACAACGAGATCAGCGCCATCGAGGAGGGCACCTTCGCCATCCTGGTGCAGCTGAAGAACCTGGACATCAGCTACAATCAGATCATAGACTTCCCCTGGGGGGATCTGTACAACCTCAGTGCCCTGCAGCTACTCAAGATGAACAACAACCACATGGTGAAGCTGCCCTGGGAGGCCTTCCACACCCTGAAAGACCTGAGGTCCCTGCGCATCAACAACAACAAATTCACTACCATCGCCGAGGGCACTTTCGATTCTCTGACTTCCCTGTCTCACCTGCAGATCTACAACAACCCCTTCAACTGCACCTGCAGGCTCCTGTGGCTGAAGAGCTGGGCTGAGAACACCCTGATCTCCATCCCCGAGAGGGACTCCATCAGCTGTGCAGCCCCGGACAGCCTCCGAGGCGTCCCCCTGGGGAGGATCCCCGACCTGCAGTGCGCGCCTCCCTCCGTGCAACTGACCTACCACCCCAACCTGGACAACACCGAGCTCTATGACGGCTTCACGCTCCTGCTGCACTGCAGCGTCAGGGGCAGCCCCCAGCCGGAGGTCAGCTGGAAGGTGCAGACCGCCAGCCAAAACCTGGAGATAAAGGGGCCCAGCGTGGAGAGGGCTGGGAACGAGCTACCGTCTGACAGCTCCAAGCAGGGCGCAGGGCGCTTCCTGGTCTACGGGAACGGCACCCTGGTCATCCCCCACCTGAGCAAGCGTGAGGAAGGGACCTACACCTGCCTGGCCACCAACGAGCTGGGCAGCAATCAGACCTCGGTCAAcgtggctgtggctggggcccagaaataccccgcccaccccatgGAGGATCCCCTGGCCGGCAAAGCGCAGCCGGGCGAGAGGAAGCCGGGCCCCAAGGGCTCCAAGAACAGCGTCCTCAGCCCCGATGAGAggcccaaacccctcagccccacccggCACAGCTCCCACTCGCCGGGCCTGGAGCAGGTCCCCGCCAAGCGGCCCCCCTTCGAGAAGAATTGCGGCTCCAGCGCGGACACCCAGTACGTCTCCAACCATGCCTTCAACCAGAGCGGCCAGCTGAAGCAGCACACCTTCGACCTGGGCGTCATCGCGCTGGACGTGTCGGAGAAGGAGGCCAAGGTGCAGCTCACCCCCTTCTACGGCCAGCCGGAAAAAGCCCACCTGCGAGCGCTCTACCTATGCGCAGAGAGCGGCCAGGGCCACTCCATGGTGCAGTGGTCCAGGATCGAGGAAGGAGTGAACTCCTATTGGTTCCAGGGCTTGACCCCAGGCACCAACTACTCAGTCTGCCTGACCTACCTGGGGGAGGACTGCCAGGTGCAAGTGGTCTTCACCACCAAGAAAGAGATCCCCTCCCTCATCATCATCGTGGTggtcagcatcttcctgctggccctGGCCACTGTCCCCCTGCTGGGGGCCACCTGCTGCCACCTGCTCGCCAAGTATCAGGGCAAAACCTACAAACTCATCATGAAAGCCCAGAACCCGGACCAGATGGAGAAGCACATAGCGGCCGATTTCGACCCGCGGGCCTCTTACGTGGAGTCGGAAAAGAACTACAACCCAAGTGAGGCGGAGGATGGCGAAGAGGAgcgggaggcggaggcggagggggagatggagcgAGACGAGAGCCTGGTGGCCGAGTCCATCGCCGAGTCCCAATCCAAAGCCAACCCGGAGGAGTTTGAGGTGGGGTCCGAATACAGCGACAGGCTGCCCCTGGGGGCCGAGGCTGTGAACATCGCCCAAGAGATCAATGGGAACTACAGGCAGCCAGCTCGCTGA
- the ISLR2 gene encoding immunoglobulin superfamily containing leucine-rich repeat protein 2 isoform X2: MDPLLWLWIAAFLGMSQGCPEPCSCVDKYAHQFADCAYKDLQAVPVGLPSNVTTLSLSANKITSLQKSSFVEVTQVTSLWLAHNEISAIEEGTFAILVQLKNLDISYNQIIDFPWGDLYNLSALQLLKMNNNHMVKLPWEAFHTLKDLRSLRINNNKFTTIAEGTFDSLTSLSHLQIYNNPFNCTCRLLWLKSWAENTLISIPERDSISCAAPDSLRGVPLGRIPDLQCAPPSVQLTYHPNLDNTELYDGFTLLLHCSVRGSPQPEVSWKVQTASQNLEIKGPSVERAGNELPSDSSKQGAGRFLVYGNGTLVIPHLSKREEGTYTCLATNELGSNQTSVNVAVAGAQKYPAHPMEDPLAGKAQPGERKPGPKGSKNSVLSPDERPKPLSPTRHSSHSPGLEQVPAKRPPFEKNCGSSADTQYVSNHAFNQSGQLKQHTFDLGVIALDVSEKEAKVQLTPFYGQPEKAHLRALYLCAESGQGHSMVQWSRIEEGVNSYWFQGLTPGTNYSVCLTYLGEDCQVQVVFTTKKEIPSLIIIVVVSIFLLALATVPLLGATCCHLLAKYQGKTYKLIMKAQNPDQMEKHIAADFDPRASYVESEKNYNPSEAEDGEEEREAEAEGEMERDESLVAESIAESQSKANPEEFEVGSEYSDRLPLGAEAVNIAQEINGNYRQPAR; the protein is encoded by the coding sequence ATGGACCCGTTGCTCTGGCTGTGGATCGCAGCTTTCCTGGGGATGAGCCAGGGCTGCCCGGAGCCCTGCTCCTGTGTGGACAAATACGCCCATCAGTTCGCAGACTGCGCTTACAAAGATCTGCAGGCGGTCCCAGTGGGTCTGCCCTCCAATGTGACCACCCTCAGCCTGTCCGCCAACAAGATCACCTCCTTGCAGAAGAGCTCCTTCGTGGAGGTCACCCAGGTCACCTCGCTGTGGCTGGCTCACAACGAGATCAGCGCCATCGAGGAGGGCACCTTCGCCATCCTGGTGCAGCTGAAGAACCTGGACATCAGCTACAATCAGATCATAGACTTCCCCTGGGGGGATCTGTACAACCTCAGTGCCCTGCAGCTACTCAAGATGAACAACAACCACATGGTGAAGCTGCCCTGGGAGGCCTTCCACACCCTGAAAGACCTGAGGTCCCTGCGCATCAACAACAACAAATTCACTACCATCGCCGAGGGCACTTTCGATTCTCTGACTTCCCTGTCTCACCTGCAGATCTACAACAACCCCTTCAACTGCACCTGCAGGCTCCTGTGGCTGAAGAGCTGGGCTGAGAACACCCTGATCTCCATCCCCGAGAGGGACTCCATCAGCTGTGCAGCCCCGGACAGCCTCCGAGGCGTCCCCCTGGGGAGGATCCCCGACCTGCAGTGCGCGCCTCCCTCCGTGCAACTGACCTACCACCCCAACCTGGACAACACCGAGCTCTATGACGGCTTCACGCTCCTGCTGCACTGCAGCGTCAGGGGCAGCCCCCAGCCGGAGGTCAGCTGGAAGGTGCAGACCGCCAGCCAAAACCTGGAGATAAAGGGGCCCAGCGTGGAGAGGGCTGGGAACGAGCTACCGTCTGACAGCTCCAAGCAGGGCGCAGGGCGCTTCCTGGTCTACGGGAACGGCACCCTGGTCATCCCCCACCTGAGCAAGCGTGAGGAAGGGACCTACACCTGCCTGGCCACCAACGAGCTGGGCAGCAATCAGACCTCGGTCAAcgtggctgtggctggggcccagaaataccccgcccaccccatgGAGGATCCCCTGGCCGGCAAAGCGCAGCCGGGCGAGAGGAAGCCGGGCCCCAAGGGCTCCAAGAACAGCGTCCTCAGCCCCGATGAGAggcccaaacccctcagccccacccggCACAGCTCCCACTCGCCGGGCCTGGAGCAGGTCCCCGCCAAGCGGCCCCCCTTCGAGAAGAATTGCGGCTCCAGCGCGGACACCCAGTACGTCTCCAACCATGCCTTCAACCAGAGCGGCCAGCTGAAGCAGCACACCTTCGACCTGGGCGTCATCGCGCTGGACGTGTCGGAGAAGGAGGCCAAGGTGCAGCTCACCCCCTTCTACGGCCAGCCGGAAAAAGCCCACCTGCGAGCGCTCTACCTATGCGCAGAGAGCGGCCAGGGCCACTCCATGGTGCAGTGGTCCAGGATCGAGGAAGGAGTGAACTCCTATTGGTTCCAGGGCTTGACCCCAGGCACCAACTACTCAGTCTGCCTGACCTACCTGGGGGAGGACTGCCAGGTGCAAGTGGTCTTCACCACCAAGAAAGAGATCCCCTCCCTCATCATCATCGTGGTggtcagcatcttcctgctggccctGGCCACTGTCCCCCTGCTGGGGGCCACCTGCTGCCACCTGCTCGCCAAGTATCAGGGCAAAACCTACAAACTCATCATGAAAGCCCAGAACCCGGACCAGATGGAGAAGCACATAGCGGCCGATTTCGACCCGCGGGCCTCTTACGTGGAGTCGGAAAAGAACTACAACCCAAGTGAGGCGGAGGATGGCGAAGAGGAgcgggaggcggaggcggagggggagatggagcgAGACGAGAGCCTGGTGGCCGAGTCCATCGCCGAGTCCCAATCCAAAGCCAACCCGGAGGAGTTTGAGGTGGGGTCCGAATACAGCGACAGGCTGCCCCTGGGGGCCGAGGCTGTGAACATCGCCCAAGAGATCAATGGGAACTACAGGCAGCCAGCTCGCTGA